From the genome of Rhizobium binae, one region includes:
- the rpoB gene encoding DNA-directed RNA polymerase subunit beta, whose amino-acid sequence MAQTLSFNGRRRVRKFFGKIPEVAEMPNLIEVQKASYDQFLMVEEPKGGRPDEGLQAVFKSVFPITDFSGASMLEFVSYEFEPPKFDVDECRQRDLTYAAPLKVTLRLIVFDIDEDTGAKSIKDIKEQSVYMGDMPLMTNNGTFIVNGTERVIVSQMHRSPGVFFDHDKGKSHSSGKLLFAARVIPYRGSWLDIEFDAKDIVYARIDRRRKIPVTSLLMALGMDGEEILDTFYTKSLYKRDGEGWRIPFKPETLKGAKAITEMVDADTGEVVVEAGKKLTPRLLRQLSDKGLKALKAGDDDLYGNYLAEDIVNYSTGEIYLEAGDEIDEKTLGIILSNGFDEIPVLGIDHINVGAYIRNTLAADKNENRQDALFDIYRVMRPGEPPTMESAEAMFNSLFFDAERYDLSAVGRVKMNMRLDLTVEDTVRILRKDDILAVVKMLVELRDGKGEIDDIDNLGNRRVRSVGELMENQYRLGLLRMERAIKERMSSIEIDTVMPQDLINAKPAAAAVREFFGSSQLSQFMDQVNPLSEITHKRRLSALGPGGLTRERAGFEVRDVHPTHYGRICPIETPEGPNIGLINSLATFARVNKYGFIESPYRRIVDGKVTNDVLYLSAMEEAKYYVAQANAEMNPDGSFVDEFVVCRHAGEVMLAPRDSMNLMDVSPKQVVSVAAALIPFLENDDANRALMGSNMQRQAVPLLRAEAPFVGTGMEPIVARDSGAAIGARRGGVVDQVDATRIVIRATEDLEAGKSGVDIYRLQKFQRSNQNTCVNQRPLVTVGDVVNRGDILADGPSTDLGDLALGRNALVAFMPWNGYNYEDSILLSERIVADDVFTSIHIEEFEVMARDTKLGPEEITRDIPNVSEEALKNLDEAGIVYIGAEVQPGDILVGKITPKGESPMTPEEKLLRAIFGEKASDVRDTSMRMPPGTYGTIVEVRVFNRHGVEKDERAMAIEREEIERLAKDRDDEQAILDRNVYGRLIDMLRGQISIAGPKGFKKGTELSNAVVSEYPRSQWWMFAVEDEKVQSELEALRGQYDESKSRLEQRFMDKVEKVQRGDEMPPGVMKMVKVFVAVKRKIQPGDKMAGRHGNKGVVSRIVPVEDMPFLEDGTHVDVVLNPLGVPSRMNVGQILETHLGWACAGMGRQIGELIEVYKANGNIEPLRKTIGDVVGAGPKAEQVHEFDDESVLRLADQWKRGVSIATPVFDGAHEGDVNDMLRLAGLKDTGQSTLYDGRTGEQFDRQVTVGYIYMLKLNHLVDDKIHARSIGPYSLVTQQPLGGKAQFGGQRFGEMEVWALEAYGAAYTLQEMLTVKSDDVAGRTKVYEAIVRGDDTFEAGIPESFNVLVKEMRSLGLSVELENTKLDEAQATQLPDAAE is encoded by the coding sequence ATGGCTCAGACCCTTTCGTTCAACGGTCGCAGGCGCGTACGCAAGTTTTTTGGTAAGATCCCCGAAGTCGCAGAAATGCCGAACCTCATCGAGGTCCAGAAGGCGTCCTACGACCAGTTTCTGATGGTGGAAGAGCCGAAGGGCGGGCGGCCCGACGAGGGTCTTCAGGCCGTCTTCAAGTCGGTTTTCCCGATCACAGATTTCTCCGGCGCCTCGATGCTGGAATTCGTATCCTACGAGTTCGAGCCGCCGAAGTTCGACGTCGACGAATGCCGCCAGCGCGACCTGACCTATGCCGCGCCGCTGAAGGTGACGCTGCGCCTCATCGTATTCGATATCGACGAGGATACCGGCGCAAAGTCGATCAAGGACATCAAGGAACAGTCCGTCTACATGGGCGACATGCCGCTCATGACCAACAACGGCACGTTCATCGTCAACGGCACCGAACGCGTCATCGTCTCCCAGATGCACCGTTCGCCGGGCGTCTTTTTCGACCATGACAAGGGCAAGAGCCATTCATCCGGCAAGCTGCTCTTTGCTGCCCGTGTCATTCCCTATCGCGGCTCCTGGCTCGATATCGAATTCGACGCCAAGGACATCGTCTACGCCCGCATCGACCGCCGCCGCAAGATTCCGGTGACGTCGCTGCTGATGGCGCTCGGCATGGACGGCGAGGAAATCCTCGACACCTTCTACACGAAGTCGCTCTACAAGCGCGACGGCGAAGGCTGGCGCATTCCCTTCAAGCCGGAAACGCTGAAGGGCGCCAAGGCGATCACCGAGATGGTCGACGCCGATACCGGCGAAGTCGTCGTCGAAGCCGGCAAGAAGCTCACCCCGCGTCTGCTGCGCCAGCTTTCCGACAAGGGCCTGAAGGCGCTGAAGGCTGGCGACGACGATCTTTACGGCAATTACCTCGCCGAAGACATCGTCAACTACTCGACGGGTGAAATCTATCTCGAGGCCGGCGACGAAATCGACGAGAAGACGCTCGGCATCATCCTGTCGAACGGTTTCGACGAGATCCCGGTTCTCGGCATCGACCACATCAATGTCGGCGCCTACATCCGCAACACGCTGGCGGCTGATAAGAACGAGAACCGTCAGGACGCTCTGTTCGACATCTACCGCGTCATGCGTCCGGGTGAACCGCCGACCATGGAATCGGCCGAAGCGATGTTCAATTCGCTGTTCTTCGATGCGGAGCGTTACGACCTCTCCGCCGTCGGCCGCGTCAAGATGAACATGCGTCTCGACCTGACCGTCGAAGACACCGTCCGCATCCTGCGCAAGGACGACATCCTGGCCGTGGTCAAGATGCTGGTCGAACTGCGCGACGGCAAGGGCGAGATCGACGACATCGACAACCTCGGTAACCGCCGCGTCCGCTCGGTCGGCGAACTGATGGAGAACCAGTACCGTCTCGGCCTGCTGCGCATGGAGCGCGCGATCAAGGAACGCATGTCCTCGATCGAAATCGACACGGTCATGCCGCAGGATCTGATCAACGCCAAGCCCGCTGCCGCAGCCGTGCGTGAATTCTTCGGTTCCTCGCAGCTCTCGCAGTTCATGGACCAGGTCAACCCGCTCTCGGAAATCACCCACAAGCGCCGTCTCTCGGCTCTTGGCCCGGGTGGTCTGACCCGCGAGCGCGCCGGCTTCGAAGTCCGCGACGTCCATCCGACCCACTACGGGCGCATCTGCCCGATTGAAACGCCGGAAGGCCCGAACATCGGTCTGATCAACTCGCTTGCGACCTTTGCCCGCGTCAACAAGTACGGCTTCATCGAAAGCCCGTACCGCCGCATCGTCGACGGCAAGGTGACGAATGACGTGCTCTACCTCTCTGCCATGGAAGAGGCGAAGTACTACGTCGCCCAGGCCAACGCCGAGATGAACCCTGATGGTTCCTTCGTCGACGAATTCGTCGTCTGCCGTCATGCCGGCGAAGTCATGCTTGCGCCGCGCGACAGCATGAACCTGATGGACGTCTCGCCGAAGCAGGTCGTTTCGGTCGCTGCGGCACTCATCCCGTTCCTGGAAAACGACGACGCCAACCGCGCCCTCATGGGCTCGAACATGCAGCGTCAGGCCGTGCCGCTGCTGCGTGCCGAAGCCCCGTTCGTCGGCACCGGCATGGAGCCGATCGTCGCCCGTGACTCCGGTGCCGCCATCGGCGCCCGCCGCGGCGGCGTGGTCGACCAGGTCGACGCGACCCGTATCGTTATCCGCGCCACGGAAGACCTCGAAGCCGGCAAATCCGGCGTCGATATCTACCGTCTGCAGAAGTTCCAGCGTTCGAACCAGAACACCTGCGTCAACCAGCGTCCGCTGGTCACCGTCGGTGACGTCGTCAACCGCGGCGACATTCTCGCCGACGGTCCGTCGACCGATCTCGGCGACCTGGCGCTCGGCCGCAACGCGCTCGTCGCGTTCATGCCCTGGAACGGTTACAACTACGAAGACTCGATCCTGCTCTCCGAGCGCATCGTCGCCGACGACGTGTTCACTTCCATCCACATCGAAGAATTCGAAGTGATGGCGCGCGACACCAAGCTTGGTCCTGAGGAAATCACCCGCGATATTCCGAACGTTTCGGAAGAAGCGCTGAAGAACCTCGACGAAGCCGGCATCGTCTATATCGGCGCCGAAGTTCAGCCGGGCGATATCCTCGTCGGCAAGATCACGCCGAAGGGCGAAAGCCCAATGACGCCGGAAGAAAAGCTTCTGCGCGCCATCTTCGGCGAAAAGGCCTCCGACGTGCGCGACACCTCCATGCGCATGCCGCCCGGCACCTACGGCACGATCGTCGAAGTTCGCGTCTTCAACCGCCATGGCGTCGAGAAGGACGAGCGCGCGATGGCGATCGAGCGCGAAGAGATCGAGCGTCTTGCCAAGGACCGCGACGATGAGCAGGCGATCCTCGACCGTAACGTCTACGGCCGTCTGATCGACATGCTGCGCGGCCAGATCTCGATTGCCGGCCCGAAGGGCTTCAAGAAGGGCACCGAGCTTTCGAACGCCGTCGTATCCGAATACCCCCGCTCGCAGTGGTGGATGTTCGCCGTCGAGGACGAGAAGGTCCAAAGCGAGCTCGAAGCGCTCCGCGGCCAGTACGATGAGTCCAAGTCGCGCCTTGAGCAGCGCTTCATGGACAAGGTCGAAAAGGTCCAGCGCGGCGATGAAATGCCTCCTGGCGTCATGAAGATGGTCAAGGTCTTCGTCGCTGTGAAGCGCAAGATCCAGCCGGGCGACAAGATGGCCGGCCGTCACGGGAACAAGGGCGTGGTCTCGCGCATTGTGCCTGTCGAGGACATGCCGTTCCTTGAAGACGGCACGCATGTCGACGTCGTTCTGAACCCGCTGGGCGTGCCTTCGCGCATGAACGTCGGCCAGATCCTGGAAACGCATCTGGGCTGGGCTTGCGCCGGCATGGGTCGCCAGATCGGCGAATTGATTGAAGTCTACAAGGCGAACGGCAATATCGAGCCGCTACGCAAGACCATCGGCGATGTCGTCGGTGCCGGCCCGAAGGCCGAGCAGGTCCATGAATTCGATGATGAGTCGGTTCTGCGTCTTGCCGACCAGTGGAAGCGCGGCGTCTCGATCGCAACGCCTGTTTTCGACGGTGCCCACGAAGGCGACGTCAACGACATGCTGCGTCTGGCGGGTCTCAAGGACACCGGCCAGTCGACGCTCTATGACGGTCGTACCGGCGAGCAGTTCGACCGCCAGGTCACGGTGGGCTACATCTACATGCTGAAGCTCAACCACCTGGTCGACGACAAGATCCACGCCCGCTCGATCGGTCCTTACTCGCTCGTCACCCAGCAGCCGCTGGGCGGCAAGGCGCAGTTCGGCGGTCAGCGCTTCGGCGAAATGGAAGTCTGGGCGCTCGAAGCCTACGGCGCGGCCTATACGCTGCAGGAAATGCTGACGGTGAAGTCGGATGACGTCGCCGGCCGCACCAAGGTTTACGAAGCCATCGTCCGCGGAGACGATACGTTCGAAGCCGGTATTCCGGAAAGCTTCAACGTTCTCGTCAAGGAAATGCGCTCGCTAGGCCTCAGCGTCGAGCTTGAGAACACCAAGCTTGACGAGGCGCAGGCAACTCAGCTGCCCGACGCGGCCGAGTAA
- the rpoC gene encoding DNA-directed RNA polymerase subunit beta', with protein MNQEVMNLFNPQVPAQNFDSIRISIASPEKILSWSYGEIKKPETINYRTFKPERDGLFCARIFGPIKDYECLCGKYKRMKYKGIICEKCGVEVTLSRVRRERMGHIELAAPVAHIWFLKSLPSRISTLLDMTLKDVERVLYFENYIVTEPGLTALKEHQLLSEEEYMLAVDEYGEDQFTAMIGAEAIYEMLASMNLEKIAGDLRSELADTTSDLKQKKLMKRLKIVENFMESGNRPEWMIMKVVPVIPPDLRPLVPLDGGRFATSDLNDLYRRVINRNNRLKRLIELRAPGIIIRNEKRMLQESVDALFDNGRRGRVITGANKRPLKSLSDMLKGKQGRFRQNLLGKRVDYSGRSVIVTGPELKLHQCGLPKKMALELFKPFIYARLDAKGYSSTVKQAKKLVEKEKPEVWDILDEVIREHPVLLNRAPTLHRLGIQAFEPTLVEGKAIQLHPLVCTAFNADFDGDQMAVHVPLSLEAQLEARVLMMSTNNILHPANGAPIIVPSQDMVLGLYYLSILNQNEPGEGMAFSDLGELHHALENKVVTLHTKIRGRFKSIGEDGKPYSKIYETTPGRLLIGELLPKNGKVPFDICNQEMTKKNISKMIDTVYRHCGQKDTVIFCDRIMQLGFAHACRAGISFGKDDMVIPATKAKIVADTENLVKEYEQQYNDGLITQGEKYNKVVDAWGKATEKVAEEMMARIKAVEFDENTGRQKPMNSIYMMSHSGARGSPNQMRQLGGMRGLMAKPSGEIIETPIISNFKEGLTVNEYFNSTHGARKGLADTALKTANSGYLTRRLVDVAQDCIVTHVDCGTETGLTMTAIVDAGQVVASLGARILGRTALDDIDHPVTGERIVDAGKMILEPDVIEIEKAGIQSIRIRSALTCEIQTGVCSVCYGRDLARGTPVNMGEAVGVIAAQSIGEPGTQLTMRTFHLGGTATVVDQSFLEASYEGTVQIKNRNVLRNSEGSLVAMGRNMTVQILDERGVERSSQRVAYGSKLHVDEGDKVKRGQRLAEWDPYTRPMMTEVAGTVQFEDLVDGLSVLEATDESTGITKRQVIDWRSTPRGSDLKPAIVIKDASGNVAKLSRGGDARFLLSVDAILSVEPGTKVSQGDVLARSPLESAKTKDITGGLPRVAELFEARRPKDHAIIAEIDGTIRLGRDYKNKRRVIIEPAEDGVEPVEYLIPKGKPFHLQDGDYIEKGDYILDGNPAPHDILAIKGVEALASYLVNEIQEVYRLQGVVINDKHIEVIVRQMLQKVEITDAGDSTYIVGDNVDRIELEDVNDHLIEQGKKPAHGDPVLLGITKASLQTPSFISAASFQETTKVLTEAAIAGKTDGLQGLKENVIVGRLIPAGTGGTMTQIRRIATSRDELILEERRKGTGAAVATPMLQDMAEKAPAAE; from the coding sequence ATGAACCAAGAGGTCATGAATCTTTTCAATCCGCAGGTGCCTGCACAGAATTTCGATTCCATTCGGATTTCGATCGCGTCTCCGGAGAAGATCCTCTCCTGGTCCTACGGTGAGATCAAGAAGCCGGAAACCATCAACTACCGCACGTTCAAGCCGGAACGCGACGGTCTGTTCTGCGCGCGCATCTTCGGGCCGATCAAGGACTACGAATGCCTGTGCGGCAAGTACAAGCGCATGAAATACAAGGGCATCATCTGCGAAAAGTGCGGCGTCGAAGTCACGCTATCGCGCGTTCGCCGTGAGCGCATGGGCCATATCGAGCTCGCCGCTCCCGTCGCCCACATCTGGTTCTTGAAATCGCTGCCGTCACGCATCTCGACGCTGCTCGACATGACGCTGAAGGATGTCGAGCGCGTCCTCTATTTCGAAAACTATATCGTCACCGAGCCGGGCCTGACGGCACTCAAGGAGCACCAGCTTCTCTCGGAAGAAGAGTACATGCTCGCCGTCGACGAATACGGCGAAGACCAGTTCACCGCGATGATCGGCGCCGAGGCGATCTACGAGATGCTGGCCTCGATGAACCTTGAGAAGATCGCCGGCGACCTGCGCTCCGAGCTTGCCGACACGACGTCGGATCTCAAGCAGAAAAAGCTGATGAAGCGCCTGAAGATCGTCGAGAACTTCATGGAGTCCGGCAACCGCCCGGAATGGATGATCATGAAGGTCGTCCCGGTCATTCCGCCGGATCTGCGTCCGCTGGTTCCGCTCGACGGCGGCCGTTTCGCGACGTCGGATCTGAACGATCTCTATCGCCGCGTCATCAACCGTAACAATCGTCTGAAGCGCCTGATCGAGCTTCGCGCGCCGGGCATCATCATCCGCAACGAAAAGCGCATGCTGCAGGAATCGGTTGACGCGCTGTTCGACAACGGCCGCCGCGGCCGTGTTATCACCGGCGCCAACAAGCGTCCGCTGAAGTCGCTCTCCGACATGCTGAAGGGCAAGCAGGGCCGCTTCCGCCAGAACCTGCTCGGCAAGCGCGTCGATTATTCCGGCCGTTCGGTCATCGTCACCGGTCCGGAACTGAAGCTGCACCAGTGCGGTCTGCCGAAGAAGATGGCGCTCGAGCTCTTCAAGCCGTTCATCTATGCCCGTCTCGACGCCAAGGGTTACTCCTCGACCGTCAAGCAGGCCAAGAAGCTGGTCGAAAAGGAAAAGCCAGAAGTCTGGGATATCCTCGACGAGGTCATCCGCGAGCATCCGGTTCTCCTGAACCGCGCGCCGACGCTGCACCGCCTGGGCATCCAGGCCTTCGAACCCACCCTGGTCGAAGGCAAGGCGATCCAGCTGCACCCGCTCGTCTGCACGGCCTTCAACGCCGACTTCGACGGCGACCAGATGGCCGTTCACGTGCCGCTGTCGCTCGAAGCCCAGCTCGAAGCCCGCGTGCTGATGATGTCGACCAACAACATCCTGCACCCGGCCAACGGCGCGCCGATCATCGTTCCCTCGCAGGACATGGTTCTCGGCCTCTATTACCTGTCGATCCTCAACCAGAACGAGCCGGGCGAAGGCATGGCCTTCTCCGATCTCGGCGAGCTGCATCACGCGCTTGAAAACAAGGTCGTGACGCTGCACACCAAGATCCGCGGCCGTTTCAAGTCGATCGGCGAGGACGGCAAGCCCTACTCGAAGATCTATGAGACGACGCCCGGCCGTCTGCTCATCGGCGAACTGCTGCCGAAGAACGGCAAGGTTCCCTTCGATATCTGCAACCAGGAAATGACCAAGAAGAACATCTCCAAGATGATCGACACGGTCTACCGCCATTGCGGCCAGAAGGACACGGTCATCTTCTGCGACCGCATCATGCAGCTCGGCTTCGCCCATGCCTGCCGCGCCGGCATTTCGTTCGGCAAGGACGACATGGTCATTCCGGCCACCAAGGCGAAGATCGTTGCCGACACCGAAAACCTGGTGAAGGAATACGAGCAGCAGTACAATGACGGCCTGATCACCCAGGGCGAGAAGTACAACAAGGTTGTCGACGCCTGGGGCAAGGCGACCGAAAAGGTCGCCGAAGAGATGATGGCCCGCATTAAGGCTGTCGAATTCGATGAGAACACCGGCCGTCAGAAGCCGATGAACTCGATCTACATGATGTCCCACTCCGGCGCCCGCGGTTCTCCGAACCAGATGCGCCAGCTGGGCGGCATGCGCGGCCTCATGGCCAAGCCGTCGGGTGAAATCATCGAGACGCCGATCATCTCGAACTTCAAGGAAGGCCTGACCGTCAACGAGTACTTCAACTCGACGCACGGCGCCCGCAAGGGCCTGGCAGATACGGCTCTGAAGACCGCCAACTCCGGTTACCTGACCCGCCGTCTCGTCGACGTCGCGCAGGATTGCATCGTCACGCATGTCGATTGCGGAACCGAAACCGGTCTGACGATGACGGCGATCGTCGACGCCGGCCAGGTCGTCGCCTCGCTCGGCGCTCGTATCCTCGGTCGCACGGCGCTCGACGACATCGATCATCCGGTCACCGGCGAGCGTATCGTCGATGCCGGCAAGATGATCCTCGAGCCCGATGTCATCGAGATCGAGAAGGCCGGTATCCAGTCGATCCGCATCCGCTCGGCGCTGACCTGCGAAATCCAGACGGGTGTCTGCTCGGTCTGCTACGGCCGCGATCTTGCGCGCGGTACGCCGGTCAACATGGGCGAAGCCGTCGGCGTCATCGCCGCGCAGTCGATCGGTGAGCCGGGAACCCAGCTCACCATGCGTACCTTCCACCTTGGCGGTACGGCAACCGTGGTCGACCAGTCGTTCCTCGAAGCCTCGTACGAAGGTACGGTGCAGATCAAGAACCGTAACGTCCTGCGCAACTCGGAAGGCAGCCTCGTTGCCATGGGCCGCAACATGACCGTCCAGATACTGGACGAGCGTGGCGTCGAGCGCTCCTCGCAGCGTGTCGCCTACGGTTCGAAGCTGCATGTCGACGAAGGCGACAAGGTCAAGCGCGGCCAGCGTCTGGCCGAGTGGGATCCTTACACCCGTCCGATGATGACCGAAGTGGCCGGTACCGTTCAGTTCGAAGACCTCGTCGACGGTCTCTCCGTTCTCGAAGCGACCGACGAATCCACGGGTATCACCAAGCGTCAGGTCATCGACTGGCGTTCGACCCCGCGCGGTTCGGACCTCAAGCCGGCGATCGTCATCAAGGACGCCAGCGGCAATGTCGCCAAGCTGTCGCGTGGCGGTGATGCACGCTTCCTGCTCTCGGTCGACGCCATTCTGTCGGTCGAGCCGGGCACGAAGGTCTCCCAGGGTGACGTTCTCGCCCGTTCGCCTCTCGAAAGCGCCAAGACCAAGGACATCACCGGTGGTCTGCCGCGTGTTGCCGAGCTTTTCGAAGCGCGCCGTCCGAAGGACCACGCCATCATCGCAGAGATCGATGGTACGATCCGCCTCGGCCGCGACTACAAGAACAAGCGTCGCGTCATCATCGAGCCGGCGGAAGACGGTGTCGAACCGGTCGAATATCTGATCCCGAAGGGCAAGCCCTTCCACCTTCAGGACGGCGACTATATCGAAAAGGGTGATTACATCCTCGACGGTAACCCGGCTCCGCACGACATCCTGGCGATCAAGGGCGTAGAGGCACTTGCTTCCTACCTCGTCAACGAAATCCAGGAGGTCTACCGTCTGCAGGGCGTTGTCATCAATGACAAGCACATCGAGGTGATTGTCCGTCAGATGCTGCAGAAGGTGGAAATCACCGATGCGGGTGACTCGACCTATATCGTCGGCGACAATGTCGACCGGATCGAGCTCGAGGACGTCAACGACCACCTGATCGAACAGGGCAAGAAGCCCGCCCATGGCGATCCGGTTCTGCTCGGCATCACCAAGGCGTCTCTGCAGACCCCGTCCTTCATCTCGGCCGCATCCTTCCAGGAGACGACCAAGGTGCTGACGGAAGCGGCGATTGCCGGCAAGACGGACGGCCTGCAGGGTCTGAAGGAAAACGTCATCGTCGGCCGTCTCATCCCGGCCGGTACCGGTGGCACAATGACCCAAATCCGCCGTATCGCCACCTCGCGCGACGAGCTGATCCTCGAAGAGCGTCGCAAGGGCACCGGTGCAGCCGTTGCCACTCCGATGCTGCAGGACATGGCTGAAAAGGCCCCGGCTGCGGAATAA
- the rpsL gene encoding 30S ribosomal protein S12, translated as MPTVNQLIRKPRQANVKRNKVPALQENPQKRGVCTRVYTTTPKKPNSALRKVAKIRLTNGFEVIGYIPGEGHNLQEHSVVMIRGGRVKDLPGVRYHIIRGVLDTQGVKNRKQRRSKYGAKRPK; from the coding sequence ATGCCTACCGTAAACCAGCTGATCCGCAAGCCTCGCCAGGCGAACGTAAAGCGTAATAAGGTTCCCGCTCTCCAGGAGAACCCGCAGAAGCGCGGCGTTTGCACGCGCGTCTACACGACGACGCCGAAGAAGCCGAACTCGGCGCTGCGTAAGGTCGCCAAGATCCGCCTGACCAACGGCTTCGAAGTCATTGGTTACATCCCCGGTGAAGGTCACAACCTTCAGGAACACTCCGTCGTGATGATCCGCGGCGGCCGCGTCAAGGACCTTCCGGGTGTCCGTTACCACATCATCCGCGGCGTTCTCGATACCCAGGGTGTCAAGAACCGCAAGCAGCGCCGCTCCAAGTACGGCGCGAAGCGTCCGAAGTAA
- the rpsG gene encoding 30S ribosomal protein S7, translating into MSRRHKAEKREINPDPKFGDLVVTKFMNAIMLDGKKSVAENIVYGAFDAVQGKSKQEPLSVFHSALDNIAPHVEVRSRRVGGATYQVPVDVRPERRQALAIRWLIAAARKRNETTMIDRLSGELLDASNNRGSAVKKREDTHKMADANRAFSHYRW; encoded by the coding sequence ATGTCCAGACGTCATAAAGCAGAAAAGCGCGAGATCAATCCGGATCCGAAGTTCGGCGATCTCGTTGTCACCAAGTTCATGAATGCCATCATGCTCGATGGCAAGAAGTCCGTTGCTGAAAACATCGTCTATGGCGCGTTCGACGCCGTTCAGGGTAAGTCCAAGCAGGAGCCGCTTTCGGTTTTCCATTCTGCTCTCGACAATATTGCCCCGCACGTTGAAGTTCGCTCGCGCCGCGTCGGTGGTGCGACCTATCAGGTTCCGGTCGACGTTCGTCCGGAGCGCCGCCAGGCCCTCGCCATTCGCTGGCTGATCGCCGCCGCCCGCAAGCGCAACGAAACGACCATGATCGATCGTCTTTCCGGCGAACTGCTCGATGCGTCCAACAACCGCGGCTCCGCCGTCAAGAAGCGCGAAGACACGCACAAGATGGCTGACGCCAACCGCGCGTTCTCGCACTATCGCTGGTAA